A genomic window from Acidobacteriota bacterium includes:
- a CDS encoding glucose-6-phosphate dehydrogenase, translating to MATATSVQTNIPHTKTTGPCVMVIFGATGDLTKRKLLPSIYNLLSTGLLSREFAIVGMSKDGWTTDQFRKHVSDSLKQFAEGADPELVDWLERHSYYVQGEFGDSEAYKRLRVQLKEVDEVHGTHGNYFFYFAIAPQFFATSVQKLGESNLSEEENGSWRRVIIEKPFGHDLESARELNKQIKEVLYESQIFRIDHYLGKETVQNILVFRFGNGLFEPIWSRNYIDHVQITVAETVGVEGRGGYYDTSGTLRDMVPNHIMQLISLTTMEPPISFQADDVRDEQSKVLHAIRPMSGEEVIHNAVRGQYGTGTTQKGERMPGYRQEPSVNPSSRTETFIALKLSIDNWRWAGVPIYLRTGKRMARRHTEIAIEFKRAPFVLFRDTDIEHLPSNQLVINVQPEEGIALKFGAKVPGPLVKVGPVHMSFNYQDYFGGTAQTGYEVLLYDCMIGDATLFQRADMVEAGWSAVDPVLDVWKALPPREFPNYQAGTWGPREAEELMARDGRHWRNL from the coding sequence ATGGCGACCGCAACGTCCGTACAGACAAACATTCCACACACCAAGACCACCGGTCCCTGCGTAATGGTCATCTTCGGTGCGACCGGCGACCTTACCAAGCGCAAGCTGCTGCCATCGATCTACAACCTGTTGAGCACCGGACTGCTGTCGCGCGAGTTCGCCATCGTCGGCATGTCCAAGGATGGCTGGACTACCGATCAGTTTCGCAAGCATGTCAGCGATTCGCTCAAGCAGTTCGCCGAGGGCGCCGATCCGGAACTGGTGGATTGGCTTGAACGTCATTCTTATTATGTGCAGGGCGAATTCGGCGACAGCGAAGCCTATAAGCGCTTGCGCGTGCAGTTGAAGGAAGTCGATGAGGTCCACGGGACGCACGGCAATTACTTCTTTTACTTCGCCATCGCGCCGCAGTTCTTTGCCACCTCGGTGCAGAAGCTGGGCGAGTCAAATCTTTCGGAGGAAGAGAACGGTTCCTGGCGCCGGGTCATCATCGAGAAGCCATTCGGGCATGATCTGGAGTCAGCCAGGGAGCTGAATAAGCAGATCAAGGAAGTGCTCTACGAGAGCCAGATCTTCCGCATCGATCATTATCTGGGCAAAGAGACGGTGCAGAACATCTTAGTATTCCGTTTTGGGAATGGACTTTTCGAGCCGATCTGGAGCCGCAACTACATCGATCATGTGCAGATCACTGTGGCCGAGACCGTGGGAGTGGAAGGCCGTGGAGGCTACTACGACACCTCGGGCACGCTGCGCGACATGGTGCCCAACCACATCATGCAGCTCATCAGCCTGACCACGATGGAGCCTCCGATCTCGTTCCAGGCAGATGACGTGCGTGATGAGCAGTCGAAGGTGCTGCACGCCATTCGTCCGATGAGCGGAGAAGAGGTGATTCACAACGCCGTGCGCGGTCAATACGGCACTGGAACGACGCAGAAAGGCGAACGCATGCCTGGCTACCGTCAGGAGCCGAGCGTGAATCCCAGTTCCCGAACTGAAACCTTCATCGCACTGAAGCTCTCGATCGACAACTGGCGTTGGGCAGGCGTTCCGATCTACTTGCGCACAGGCAAACGCATGGCGCGGCGACATACGGAAATCGCCATTGAGTTCAAGCGCGCGCCGTTCGTGCTCTTCCGCGACACCGACATCGAGCACCTGCCGAGCAATCAATTAGTCATCAACGTCCAGCCGGAAGAAGGTATTGCGCTTAAGTTCGGCGCCAAGGTTCCGGGTCCGCTGGTGAAGGTCGGGCCAGTGCACATGAGCTTCAACTACCAGGATTATTTTGGCGGCACCGCGCAAACTGGTTACGAAGTATTGCTCTACGACTGCATGATCGGCGATGCCACTCTCTTTCAGCGCGCGGATATGGTCGAGGCCGGTTGGTCAGCAGTTGATCCAGTGCTCGACGTGTGGAAGGCGCTGCCTCCAAGGGAATTCCCGAACTACCAGGCAGGCACGTGGGGGCCGAGGGAGGCTGAGGAGTTGATGGCTCGGGATGGCAGACACTGGAGAAACCTATAG